CAATTAgtcaatatttatatttttaataatataaaattttatttaataacataaaattatttactatttttttactgattaaatgttgaccaaattttaataaaaatactaatctcCTAAACATTCTCAACTCAATTTACTATATGCCTTAAATTTTAAAACGCCTTTTAAggacttgtttgggtgagcttttaagaaaagatcttttttcgagttatctttttttaaaagatcttatagaaaagtaaaagtaattttatgtttggatatctcatgtaaaaaggtctttttatttatcaattatgtttgggtataacaatataaaagtacttttttgtttatttattacatgaaaaacatcttttttttaagaaaaaaagatcttttaaaaaaagatgtaaattacagcttctcaaaaaagatcttttttttattttactagtccttttacttttactactaaaaatttgtcaaatacgttaaaaaataaaaaagatctttttttcattgaaaaaagatctttttttaaacaaaataatggcgcccaagcACTAAAACTCTATGGAGTAGATAACATTCAAATCCTGATAAAATCGCAATCTTTTTGGTAACTTACTCAATGTACCGttattttcctttatttctttattttttttaaaagaaagttTAAACCACTATACCTGATGAAAACCAGGTTCTTTGGTAATCTCAACCCCTATCTCGCTGATGCAACTCTGAATCTTTTGATCAGACCCAAAAAGATGCGCATACCGATCAATGCACCCGTCCAAGATCGTCACAAGCTCCTCCGCCAAAGGGTAGCTAATGGCGATGCCGCCACCACCATAAGCCATGGTATAAAAATGTACCAAATCCTGCTCCACGCTCTCAGAGTTCCCACCAATGTAGTACATTTGATTGTGATCGTACTTGGATAAAACCGTTGCGAGGTTGTCGGGGAAGAACACCGTGTCGTCATCACCCATCACAAACCACCTCACATTCTCCAAACCCAGCTCGAAGCTCTCCTTCACTATCCTTGCCATGCGAATCGCAGACCGCGTTCCGTATGGACACGTGTATTTAAAGGATGACGTGTTGTCAGAGATCTTGTAGGGAGGCGAGGTCTCTGGCCACGGGTCAGTATCTGACGGATTTTGGTCTAGCCAGACAAAGCCTCTGGTGGCTCCTGGCCGCCACCAGAGCTCGGTGTAGTGGCGCCGAGTGTGCCACGTGGCGGCTGAGCCGCCAATGCCAAACACGATGTGGCCGATGTTGGTCGGCTCATGTTGTGTTCGTTGAGTATGGAGCATGTGGTTGAAGGTTGTGGTGCTATTGTAGGGTTGGCCGTAATGGGAAATGGAGAGGCGGaggagaagggagaagaagaagactgTTGAAAGAGCAAGACCTGCTTTGAGAAAGAGAGAGATTACTGAGCTGATGGGTTTCACGGTGGAGAAGAGGAGTGGAGTTTTCCATGCCTTGTTGAGAGGGTCTAGAGCCGATGAATATGATTTTACTGAGGAAGACGACATTTGATATGAAAGGAATGGAAAGTGGCTCGTTTTGGAGAGATTTGAGAGTTGaactagtaatatatatatatatatatatatatatatatatatatatatatatatatatatcatgttacTTAAATCTTAAAATTAGCTGActagtataaattatatattagaatataaatatacattaaaaataaattaaattatatatttatatttatatataaatacattaacaattaattttaatgattaattttaatgtacatatatttttaattatatataatgttCTAGACCCAAATATCcaactaaataaaaatatcacATTACTAACTCATTAATAGTCAATTAATATGTTAATAaagtaaataatattattatctcaaAAAACTGTCAAATTATGATATTAAAACATATTAAGGATAGTAAATACCTAACGTTCATATCAGAAAAGTGtaatctagaaaaaaaaaaactcatgagGTAAGACACAATTTGTTGCAATCACCCTAAAAGTATCACTGAATTTAAATATCTAAGTGTCTTTGCAGATTGTTCTCTTAGATCTGGTATTAATGTTATCTAATTTAGAGTCTCAGAATCTGGTAAGCTCGTAACCTCTAAAGTTGCGAGAATTGAACCGATGGTCAATGAACTAGTGGAGTGACTGATTCAATAGTTTATAGGTtttggtttaattaaatataaaataaaataattaaaaatttaatatatatttttaaatatttaaattcgatATTTTTTAAActggtaaaatttaaaattttacaatttcacataataaattgtCCACTAAAAATTTATAAACAACTTTAAACATCAACATTCATAATTAACAAAAATCAAGATACACataaataacaaagaaataaTGTATGTTCTACCATTATCAGTTATTTCAGttttataaaaacttaaaaaaaaataacagcaGCATAAACAATGCAGAAAATCAGAACTAGAATCAACAACTCACACAAAAAGATCTTACAATTTTTAAGAAATCACTAGAAAGATTAAATAAACAAAGAAGACCAAATTATTAAgcaattaaaagattaaaaaactCAAAAGGTACTTGAAAATCCAATTAATGATCTTGAAATAACAAAAACTTGAAAAATAAGCACAGAAGATAAACCCAGTTTGAATCCAATATCCATAaaactaactcaaaattaaataTCCATATACAATTAACTCATGAGTCAGAATATAtacaacaattataaaaattaacatgaaaaaaAATCACAACTAAAGAAGTAGTAGATGAGTGCTTACCACCAGAAAAGAGAAGACAGACGAGCAGCAgcgttttttttttgtgtggaaGTGATGGCCGAACAATGGAACAGAGGTGACGGCAAAGAAAAAACAACCAAGTAGGAACCTTCGCAATGGTGAAGAGAATAGAGCTGAGTAGACATTCGCGACGTCGAGCAGCAGAAATGTTCAGCGACAACAACAACATCCTCGGGTTAGACAAGGAGGACAGAGACGACGAGTTCAAGACGGCTGACAATGATGAGGACAGGTCTGGGCTTGACGACCTTTTGGCGACGACGATGATGACAAGTCTAGGCTCGATGGCACCCTTAGGGTTGATGACGTGAGGAGGAGAGAAGACTTTCGAGAGGCGAGGATGGCAACCACTAGTTGTCACCAATAGTACTGATAATAGTGGGAAATGATGGTGGTTGTTTTGCTTTGCTGATTTTGCTCAGTAGGATTAGGGTTAGTCATTTTGGGACTTTGGGCATTTGTGAGAGATTAAAGGGGGAGGGTATATTCTGGGCTGAGTTTTTTTTTGGAGATCGAAACGATGTCGTTTTGAGGAAGAAGTATCGAATCAGAAGTTTAAAAGATTGAGCCAATTTTATCAGTTCATCAATTAACCGTTGGTTCAGTCGATTTTTTAATCGATTTTTATAGAACGATTTTAAATATTAATCGAATTATTTAGAAAATCGATTTTTAATTATCCAGTAGAATCGACCAAGTTAATTCGatttttagaatattaataatctcaacaaaaagtatatatatatatatatatatatatatatatatatatatatatatatatatatatgttagatgtatattaaaattaattattagtataaaatatatattaaaatataaatatatattaaaataattatatatatatatatatatttgatagtTGATTTAAAtaagtacaaataatattttctctagttAATTAGTGGCTTGAACGTTTTCCCTAATTATAGGAGTTAGGTATGAGCCGAGAATGGGACTATTGAATATGGGTTCCTACCAATTGTATTAAGTCCTTAAATAAGGTGTGGAAAATGAGAATCCTATAGAAAAATCTCATGAACCCTATGAGTTAAAGTctggaaagtcaaacaagttggggGATCTTTTGCGGCTCTTAAATTGGGTTTCATACTTCTTAATACGTACAAGACCATGTTTAAAAGTAGGGAGGTAGTATGCAATCCACATATTTAATTTGTCCAACAAAAAGCAAGCATAGGCAAGCATCCATTATCCGTCCAATCCTCTATTCAGAATTTCCGATTTGAATTTTGCAAGTTACATTCAATCCACGGGTCGGTCGAATCTTATCTGGTTAGATTCGAAGGCAGATATGATCCAGCATCAAATATAGATCATATTATACATACTTATTAGTATGATAAaacccaatatatatatatatatatatattatggctCCCGATGAAATTTGAttccaatttaatttagttttttaattttttattggctCAAATTgtactttaaaattttaagatgtgACTTAAATTGGTTCCTTCATTCATTTTCGTCACTAAAGAAGTGATGTGGCACATTTAGTTGACTTCTGGCacctaaaatataacaaaatgaCGCCGTTCATTAAGCAAACTCTCAATTggcctttcttcttcctcttcctcctccttaaTTTGACGCTCTCTCACCTCGGTTCACCATTACCGTACCTCTTATCTCTATCGTCACGCCTCTCTCCTCCATTTTGCCTCCCTCTCACTCTTTCACacacactactagaaaactagttatttcCAACGGATTTTATCCTACGaaaatacagacggaatttcagaAGGATTTTTTGTccgaaaaaaaaatgaattagcataaattacagacggaaaagagaatccgtcgataattccgtcggaaaaattaatatattttttcgtGAAAAATAGTTACacacggatttttcgtctgtaattaaatgGAGAAGACGCtgcatttaattaaattattatagatagaaaatccgtctgaaatttaaaattttccgtcgGAAATATGAATAAACATTTGAGGATCACGGTTATCACTCTTCATTTCACACCACACTCTCACAATTCCACATTCATCTCTTCTGAATGCTTTATCGGTGGCGCTATCAGCCTTGCACCGCCGTCTCACCGAACCTCCATTGGACTCAACTTCCATCGGCCTTACTCGCATCGCTCCCTTCCGTCGCACCCCTTCCGTCGGCCTTGCTCGCATCACTCCCGTTCGAACCCTAATGTGCGTTTCTCTTCGATCTCGCCACTAGTGCTTGCTCTTCTCCGTGTGTTACTGCGTTTCTCTTTCGATCTTGCCTCAGCTGTGCAGGTAACCCTAGTCTCCTTTCTCTTTCATCGCTGCTTTCTTTCATTAAATTCCATCGCTAACTCTAATTCTATTTCCTATTCTATGATAAGAACTTGTAACGATTACAATTCTTTATTTTGTGTTCTTATAAACTTGTTTGTGAAATCAAGGTTTCTGAATCCATTGACTAGTttcattttggttgaattttttagGGATTAGGTTTTTATTGATTCACAGTGTCTCAACGATTGAAGACTAGTGTCCATGTTAACTTGGTCTTCCATATAGGACTGAAAATCAAGATGCTATAGATGCCGTAATTGTTGGTATGCTTGCTGATCCAAAGGAGGTAAATATATTCCCAAATTGATTTTTCaatataagaaattaaaagggaaaaaatatATGTTGATTTAAAGGTAAGAATTTCTAAATCTTAATGTAAATTTTGCAGGCAAGAGCTGGAATTAGGGAGGTCCATTTTTTCCCTTTCAATTCTGGAGACAAGAGGACTGCTCTAACTTACATTGAATCTGATGGAAATTAGCACAGATCCAGCAAAGGTGCTCCTGAGCAGGTAAAAATATTCTGCTATTGGCACCAGCTGATTATGTTTGTGCAGTGGACTTAACAATATTCTTTTCTACCTGTTTAGATATTGAACTTCTGCAACTGCAAAGAGGATGTGAGGAGAAAGGCTATGCAACTATTGTTAAGTTTGCTGAGCGTGGGCTCCGATCTTTGGGGGTTGTTAGATAGGTTTGACAAAAAAAAGATATTAACATTTATAGTTTACAACTTGGTTGAATGAGTTTTTATTCATAATTGCTGCTTGAATATCTTTATATAACAAGAAGTACCTGAGAAATCAAAAGATGCTCCTGGTGCACCATGGCAATTTGTTGCGCTGCTACCTAGCATAACCCCTCAAAGTTAGACGTATCACGTATGTATGATTGATATGGAGAATTAATATCCTGAGTTAGTTGTCATGATCAAGGGTTCTAAGCACTATTCTTTTGGAATCACTTTGTTTAGTGAAATAACTTTAATTATGTATGATGTCATCTTCAATTTATTTTGTTgtgatgattgatgattgatgatacTGAAACCTGAAGAGAAATTTGGCTGTAGCTCTAGTATTTCGTTCCTTCTATGTTTGTTTTCAATGGGATTTGTTAACCGAAAAGAATCAATGGAAATATGACCTGAAGAATGTGTTTACTTGTGTAGCTGCTGCGACATGGCGAGGTTGGTTTGGGCTTTGTGCTTTGTGCTACAGAGGAGAAAGCTAATGAGGTAGTTGGTTGTCCTCAATCCcactaccatcatcatcattcatcacctTGTCTGTTTAGCCCTATAATGTTTGAACTGAAGATTCTAAATTGATTTTGACTGTTGCAAATTGTTATGGATTCAGTGTTTTAGTGCTGCAAAGTATATCATGGAGATTTCGGAATCAAAGTTGGCAAAGCAATGTTCTTCCCCAGATAATGAGCATTCAAATGTCTCAATTGGTCTTCTACTCGGAACCCCTTCTGAAATTATTCAGTACATTGAAGAGGGAAGTGTTGTCCCTGCTGAAATAAGATATATGGTTAGTACCACTTTATAAAATTCAGTGTCAAGATCTGTGAAAATGTATCTTGGATTACCATATTTCGGGAGCTACCGGCACTGATCACGCTCGTATATCTCATGTTTCCGAGTAGGTTTTGGATGATCTAGATTTCATGCTTGGTAGTGGCCTTGGTTCTAACATCCACAAGATTCTCGAACCATTACAAGATCATGAATCAACATCTTCTTACAAAAGATTTCAAACCGTTCTAGTTACATCGTCGATCACCGAGGTATGAATGCATGATGAAGAACTGTGTTCCCGTTATACTTGAGCTCCTTAAGAAGATTTAATATGCTTAGACCTCCATGTTGCTGGTTGTTATTGTGAATTTATCTTGTTATGACAGGTTTTGGGTGATGAATCCCCCATTGTGAAGCATCTTGAGCGTGATCATGCTGAAAATATTTATGTAATTGATATTGGTTTGGTAATCTGATGGATATGAAATTGATGACTGCATCTTAAGATATTTATGTAAAGATGGCAGGGAAAGATGTAGGTACTAAACTATCTCACCCAGTTTgaaacttttcttcccttttacaTGTATAAACATTTCATCTTCTGTCATTTCTAACTttgtcctcttttttttttaaacttaacATTTCTTAGAAGCAATTGTACAAAAAAGATTGCCCAAGTTCaagaaaaagaagtaaaagatTACCTCTGCTGTAATCTGGGTGCTGTCTTCTGGAATTTTGATCTTATGCTTGGCCATCATCATTTATAATTGGGAGATTCGTAAAAAAGGTAGTTAAGTAATTCTCATTGTTTGATTCTTGATTATTGAGTAATTTCAAAGGCCTTCAAGGCAGTTCAACAAAAGTCTACAACAGAAACAGAGTTATATTGGTAGTTATACTTCATATATCTATTTTTCAGTTCCAAAATTCAGATTGAGAAAAATTTATAGGAGCATAAAACACTGATTTTGTTTATACATTGTATCCTACTATACTTTATAGGAAAgataaaaaaggaaagagaattGGATGTAATAAATAGTCAGCATGATGAAGAAGATCTAGAATTGCCCTTATTTGGTATAGGTACGGTTACTTCTGCAACAAATAATTTTTCAACTGACAACTTATTAGGAAGAGGTGGTTTTGGACCAGTTTATAAGGTAATCAAATGGGAAAAAAATTGTTGTCATCCCTATCTAGAATGCATAATATTcttgataaattttgttttcttttctttacaagATTCCATAGTTAGTTGCTTTCTGGTGCTTAAGTTAGATTAGGCAGTGTCCCAAAGATAAAGACAAGGATaatatttaattctaaataaagcATTCGTTCTTATTTGCTTTTGTCTTTTTGTTAGTGCTATGGATAAACTATAGAAGAGGCATGTCCAAATACGCCAAATCAATGCgtgaaaaatcaaataaaataaatggtactGCATAACATTAGTCAGGATTTTGATAATTACTGAAATGGGttgtacatatataatataatataaaaagaggAACCCGGTGGGCCACAAGCTTCAATTATTGTGATAATATGCAATTAGGATAATTATGAGAGTAATTGTTGACTAAGAAATTAGATATTCAGAAGAAGATCTGAAGCTTCATTTTGCAGTAGAGTTACATATTCAATTATTCTTGCAGTAGAGTTACGTATTCAATTTTTGTATCTATatctctggtggacgaaattgtgattgccctctttgtatttgcatgagatttatttaatggctccttggcatatgcgatcacaactacgttcaacttaaccagcaagtgtactgggtcatccaagtaataccttacgtgagtaagggttgatcccacagagattgttggtatgaagcaagctatggtcaccttgtaaatctcagttaggcagattattggtttaaatttgattaatggaataaatagaaaataaaagggatagaaatacttatgtaaatcaatagtgggagtttcagataagcgtatggagatgctgtgctcctcttgaatctctactttcttattacattcatccaatccttcctactccttttcatggcaagctgtatgtagggcatcaccgttgtcaatggctacatcccatcctctcagtgaaaacattcctatgctctgtcacagcacggctaatcatctgtcggttctcaatcaagttggaatagaatcccttgattcttttgcgcttgtcatcacgcccaaccttcaggagtttgaagctcgtcacagtcattcaatcccagaatcctactcggaataccatagacaaggtttagactttccggatcctcatgaatgccgccatctatctagcttataccacgaagattctgttggggaatctaagagatatgcgccctgcctaaagtagaacggaagtggttgtcaatcacgcgcgttcataggtgagaatgatgatgagtgtcacagatcatcacattcatcaaagttaagtacaacgtatatcttggaataaggatagaagagaattgaatagaaagtattaataattgtattgaaacttgaggtacagcagagctccacacccttaatctatggtgtgcagaaactccaccgttgaaaatacataagtaaaaggttcaggcatggccgaatggccagccccctgaatgtgatcaatagcctcctaagatgaagaataaaacaaaactgagaccaaagatgtctaatacaatagtaacttatcctatttatactagactagctactaggttttacatgagtaagtatttgatgcataaattcacttccggggcccacatggtgtatgtttgggctgagcttgatctatccacgagctgaggcttttcttggagttgaactccaaattataacgtgttttgggcgttcaactccggatcatgacgtttttctggcgtttaactccagacagcagcatgtacttggcgttcaacgccaagttacgtcatcaatttacgaataaagtatggactattatatattgctggaaagctctggatgtctactttccaacgccgttgagagcgcaccaattggagttctgtagctccaaaaaatccattttgagtgcagggaggtcagattccaacagcatcagcagtccttttgtcagccttttttcagagttttgctcaagtccctcaatttcagccagaaattacctgaaatcacagaaaaacacacaaactcatagtaaagtccagaaatgtgaatttaacataaaaactaatgaaaacatccctaaaagtagcttgaacttactaaaaactacctaaaaacaatgccaaaaagcgtataaattatccgctcatcaatctccttctctattatattttataatatagttTCTACATTATTGAAGCTATGTTAACTtcttttacatttatttttttctatattacTTTTGCTACATATACTTAATTCATGAAACCAAAATGTTTGAATCACAGCTTAATGTGAAGAACTTGGAAGATGAGATTTCAAATAAAGACATGAATTTGTCTCCTATATTGAAGTCAATCAAGGATCTTGAGAAAGCAGCAATCAAGATAAATGACTAGAGAAAGGTATCATTTGGCCAAAGTTTAAACTTAAAACAAACACAAGTTCTTAAAATAACAACTATCATATAATAaagtgttttcttttcttttcttttgtttcaggAAATAGAAGCAAGTAAATGTTGGAGAACATGGAAAGAGTACCAAATGAAAGTGAGAGATGTGAATGATAGACTTATGATGGCTGAATGTGCATTCACTGACAGAGATGGCCTCTTAGGAATGACATGGCATAAGCATTTGGTgagtatataattttttactcTAAGAAGCAAGTGTTTTCTAGGACAGTTCCCTCATTTTTCTTCTGACTTATAATATCACATAGTCTCATTAACAATTGCCATGTGAACATTAGATGCATTCTACTGTTTTGAATGAAACCAAGGTTCTAACTTCTGAAAAAGATGAAATTGAAGAAATCAAGAAAATGGaacagctatatatatatatatatatatatatgtatatatatatatatacaaaaattgaTTTAAGTTGACATAAGACTCAAGTTATATCAATGATTCTAGGTGGAGAAAGTTCACTTAAATGGAAAAATGAAGGCGGCCACTGCGTATTTCAGCGACACAAGAGTTGGACACGAGTTGGAGGTTGCTCAGTGAATAAACACATTCGTTTCTGCTCaagctcaagtgatgaagaatcaGGATCCCTGCAATGAAATAGTTATAGCATGGTTGAACAATATACTGGAAATTATAGTTGATGATGAATAcactttgtttatattttgaattatattgacttgcttgtttatagtacttttcttttagtttgataatacgatgaatttgttttttttgaaatattataaatattcgaatacaaattagataaaaatttgtattaaatttatatttattttgtatgaaaataagtttgttttgtaattagaaaaataaaaaaattctattttaccttacagacggatttacagacggattttttgcctgtaatcagagtgtgagatgatttttcaaagttcaaattacagacagaaaatctgtcagAAAATTTGTCTGtagttacagacggattttccgtctgaaaatccgtctgtaattacagacgaaaaatccgtctgaaaatccgtctgtaattacagacggaaaatctgtcggaaagttcgtcgccttcgggaaatggatggagaatttacagagggaaaatccgtcggtaactggtaaaaatccgtcggtaattttctgACGAAAAAAATCCGtcagtaaataatttccgacggggcttttacagagggacaaaatccgtcggtaaccaaaaatccgtatgtaataaagactaaatctgtctgtattaatccattttctagttgtaacAGTCAAACTCACAACTCTCGTCACGACAACACTATCGCGGAGCATGCATGCCCATGGAACCAACTCCAACATCACCACAACACCCAAACATGTGAATCAGAGAGTTCTGAACCAGTAGCACCCCCATGAACCCCATTCTTCAAGGCTTGATCGTGACACTTCTTCCTAAGTTGAAGGCAACCCATCTTAGCACAATAACCAATGAGGGGCACTATAAAActcggttaattaatgactaattaatctataaatgagaatttattctagaaagcaaaaaatgtgatttttatggcttaatatgatagaggagattgagacgagaatttcgataccaattttgtagaaatcggaccaagattggaccaaacgggccaaactgggccaaccggacccatattaAGCCCGTGGCCCAACCTATCTAAACCTAAAACTctcatttcagcactctctctcctcattaacaCTAAGAACACACTGAAAATTGCAAAGAATGGggaaagaacactctctcaagctctaacccttggttgatcttcaaaccaccataacttttgatctagagctctacaaaacccactactTTATTTTTGAGGTAAGCCACAAAATCATTTCAGTTCTTCATCccttaattttgaatttcatggagaaaagtgttgagattttgggctctttgatgttataggacctaaCTCTtttgaaggagaagattaatcttgtctccttgaaccTTGGTTGTGGTAAGATTCTTAACCCTAGTggaatttgttgttctatgatgtttgggtattgagttgttgtgttggatgtgataattgtggcttaggtagtgtgtatgtgaatattgaagattgattgagattttggaaagatTGGGAAAGGGCTTTGGTGtgctaaaaatctgttcttggaggtcttgagaccttgagagcttgtggaaaaGTGATTTGGAAATGCTCTGGTTGAGCGGAGGAAAtcagctaaggtatggtctcggtttcctgtATCCAAAATGTAATGtagtgtgaaaacttaggctagaggccctaagataggcattgaattgttgacgttgttgaatgattgagatatattatgtggtcatatatgtgattatgaatattgatgccttgatggtgtgatgtatgagaaaaatgcatgttgtgatatatgcttgatgaataaTTGagggtgaaaccatgttgatggtgagtatgatattggttatgtgtaatgatggttgattggaaatggtgttgttggaatttgggatgaggaaggatgtctgacatgttaatgtgtttgtaatttagccatttaatTGAGATgggttaaaatggttggatggtggttttgtgaattttggtgaaaatattaatgtatgagttgaggaggcttggggttgatttttggtatgttttgggttgatttcaaaaagggattGAAATTGGtatattttggttgattttgaaaagggttgaaattggtttgttcagaaaatggcactttgtgattttgtatgaaaatatgatttttgggcatacCTTGACGGGGCATAACTTGGACTCTGGATCCTCGTTTTgtaccaaacttgtttagaaatgaaattggatccgggatgttcatgccgttcaaagaacgggcgaaaaataattttaaacgaaGAGGTTATGTCCATCGGAAGATTGAGGTTTAagactgtgaattctgcagctttt
The sequence above is drawn from the Arachis hypogaea cultivar Tifrunner chromosome 4, arahy.Tifrunner.gnm2.J5K5, whole genome shotgun sequence genome and encodes:
- the LOC112796920 gene encoding DEAD-box ATP-dependent RNA helicase 39-like, translating into MEISESKLAKQCSSPDNEHSNVSIGLLLGTPSEIIQYIEEGSVVPAEIRYMVLDDLDFMLGSGLGSNIHKILEPLQDHESTSSYKRFQTVLVTSSITEVLGDESPIVKHLERDHAENIYVIDIGLVI
- the LOC112796919 gene encoding uncharacterized protein, yielding MSSSSVKSYSSALDPLNKAWKTPLLFSTVKPISSVISLFLKAGLALSTVFFFSLLLRLSISHYGQPYNSTTTFNHMLHTQRTQHEPTNIGHIVFGIGGSAATWHTRRHYTELWWRPGATRGFVWLDQNPSDTDPWPETSPPYKISDNTSSFKYTCPYGTRSAIRMARIVKESFELGLENVRWFVMGDDDTVFFPDNLATVLSKYDHNQMYYIGGNSESVEQDLVHFYTMAYGGGGIAISYPLAEELVTILDGCIDRYAHLFGSDQKIQSCISEIGVEITKEPGFHQVDIRGNPYGLLAAHPVAPLVSLHHLDYVDPIFPNMNRSDSIQKLVTTYKADPGRTLQKSFCYDPLRNWSVSVSWGYSVELYPSLVTTKVLEMAFGTFKTWSSWRSGPFTLNTRPVINDPCEMPLVYSLDSVGNAGFGETRSRYRKNLLRECQREEYKEALGVQHIDVLASRFTPEMWIKAPRRQCCEVMNDGGNRTKESFQVMIRECHRFESVTPP